In a genomic window of Demequina muriae:
- a CDS encoding glycosyltransferase family 2 protein has translation MKLVVQIPCLDEEATLGEVLAGIPTAIPGIDEIEVVVIDDGSSDGTSRIAHEHGAHVIRHVRTMGLAQSFRDGIDHALSRGADIVVNTDGDNQYPQHRIGDLVAPIVAGEAEIVIGDRQTHTIAHFSPFKKTMQRFGSWVVNRAAGTRLPDAASGFRAYSRYSLYRLNIVTRFSYTMETIIQAGDKRLAIASVPIITNPKTRESRLFRNVGEHMLKSAQAILRSSIMFRPWMLFAWLASLFGILGAIPFVRFVILRALGNDGNHIQSLIFGTIMLVGAGLSLALGILSDLMKTNRILHEQALERMKEQQYGPAMSPLQRFEPDAAEDA, from the coding sequence GTGAAGCTCGTCGTCCAGATCCCCTGCCTCGACGAAGAGGCGACCCTCGGCGAGGTCCTCGCGGGCATTCCCACCGCCATCCCCGGCATCGACGAGATCGAAGTCGTGGTGATCGATGACGGCTCGTCCGACGGGACCTCGCGGATCGCCCACGAGCACGGCGCACATGTGATCCGGCACGTCCGCACCATGGGGCTCGCACAGTCGTTCCGCGATGGCATCGACCACGCCCTCTCCCGCGGCGCGGACATCGTGGTCAACACCGATGGTGACAACCAATACCCGCAGCACCGCATCGGCGACCTGGTCGCCCCCATCGTCGCGGGCGAGGCGGAGATCGTCATCGGCGATCGGCAGACGCACACCATCGCGCACTTCTCCCCGTTCAAGAAGACGATGCAGCGGTTCGGCTCCTGGGTGGTGAACCGCGCGGCCGGCACGCGCCTGCCCGATGCGGCCTCGGGCTTCCGCGCGTACTCGCGGTACTCGCTGTACCGCCTCAACATCGTCACGCGGTTCAGCTACACGATGGAGACGATCATCCAAGCGGGCGACAAGCGCCTTGCGATCGCGTCGGTCCCGATCATCACCAACCCCAAGACGCGCGAGTCGCGGCTGTTCCGCAACGTCGGGGAGCACATGCTGAAGTCTGCGCAGGCGATCCTGCGCTCGTCGATCATGTTCCGCCCGTGGATGCTGTTCGCGTGGCTCGCCTCGCTGTTCGGCATCCTGGGCGCGATCCCGTTCGTGCGGTTCGTCATCCTGCGCGCCCTCGGCAACGACGGCAACCACATCCAGTCGTTGATCTTCGGCACCATCATGCTGGTGGGCGCCGGGCTGTCGCTGGCGCTGGGAATCCTCTCCGACCTCATGAAGACCAACCGCATCCTCCATGAGCAGGCGCTCGAGCGCATGAAGGAGCAGCAGTACGGGCC